The nucleotide sequence AGTCTCACTTAGTGAATAGAATAAGACAtctaaaattattgtatttaagAAGGAAAGGCGAGATTATAAGTAACGTACCTGAGCTGCATCACCATAACCTTTAATTTTTGCGAGTACTTGAAGTCCTAGCTGAAGCGCCTTCTCTCCACTCACTAGGACAAGAGCAGCTGCACCATCACTGTCAAAAGGAGGCAAATTTTACttcagagaaagagaagttgCAAGTCTAACAAAAGATCTATTTCATAGATCACACTGGTTCTCTAAaacataagaatatatatatatattgtcatctGGTAAAAGTACCTTATGCTAGATGCATTTCCAGCTGTAACAGTGCCTCCATTCTCCTTGAAACTAGGACGGAGTTTCCTCAACTTTGCAGCATCAAACTGAGACAATGCGATATCGTACATGAAGCAAATCATAATAAATTAGACCTCATTTTATGAAGTTGTCCAACCATAAGGTTCATTTCGTAACGTGTAATGCTTCATACAATAAAAGGTACATATCACTAAAAATTTATGACTAGCAAACAAGAACATGGatcaaaatttctttaaaagtAGCCGATGGAAATACTCTACGGTTTAGCTTAGTtcctttagaaaaaaaaaaataataatgtatgcAACAGGTGAATATAAAATGAAGTAAACAGAAGCTCAGGTTCATTGGAGTATTAATGCATCATCTATAACCAAAAGGGGATAAAAATCACCTTCCCAAGACCTTCATCCTTGTCAACAATGGTTGATGGCCTACCTCTTCCTCCAGAAACTTCAACCTGCATAACCAAATTACCTTAGTGTATATTCACCAAATATAACGCACTAAcccaaacccaaaacaaacacaaaaatatgcTAACCGGGACGATTTCCCATGTGAAGGCTCCAGCTTCCTGGGCAGCAATACCACGCTCAAAACTCTGAACTGCATAGTCATCCTACATATTTATACGTAAGACACCAATCAACTGGTGTTTTGAGTTTACCGTAAACAATGAGCCCAACTAACCAATTCGTGTAATTCACagtttcagagagagagagagagtcaaacTATCATAGCTAATTTATCAAGGCATCAGGAACAAGAAAATAAGACACTGGAAGTATACAAAAGGTCTATGCAGAGTATCTATAATTTACAAGTTAATGGGGGACAAATATACAACAAGCATCAATGATTGTTAATCCAAATAAAATTAAGGAACAACATACTTGCTGCTCCCTCGTGATCTCAAACTTCTCAGCGCACAATTCTGCACAACTTCCCATCCCACAGTCGTTATAGACATCCCAAAGTCCATCCTTTAGCATTCCATCTACTACTGAATCATGACCAAATCGAGATCCTTTCCTGCatcaaaaattttgaataaGAAACAATATTGCATAGCTACAAAGACCAAACGATTGAGTAAAACCACATTACTACCTCGCTTCTGCCAAATATTTAGGTGTATTAGACATGCTTTCCATGCCACCAGCCACAACTACGTCATTGATCCCTAACTGGATACTTTGTGCAGCAATCATTACCGCTGAAAACCACCCAAAAAGCCCTTGTTAAAAGAATCAAGTccatagtctaaaaaaaaaaacagagcccATAGGTCCCAAAGTTGACTCACCTTTCATGCCTGATGCACAAACCTTGTTGACAGTGGTACAGATAACAGAGTTAGGGATTCCTGCACCTAAAGCAGCCTGACGAGCAGGTGCTTGACCCAAATTAGCACTCAGAACATTGCCAAATACAACTTCTTGGACAAGAGCTGGATCAACATTTGCTCTCTTCAAAGCAGctgaaacaataaaaccaaCACGGGCACgtcaaattatatacaaaacaaaactaaagacCTGTTTTGCACAGAAGTAAGATCTGTTTTATACCTGCAATAGCTAAAGATCCAAGCTTTGTAGCAGGCAAAGATGAAAGAGATCCAAGAAAGCCACTCATTGGAGTGCGTGCAACCCCGACAATGCAAACATCTGTTACAACCAACATTCAGTTTTGATCTTTCAATTTCAGTTTTGCCAATGATTTATGAAAAAGACAGAGAGTTGTTACCTTTCGGATTCACAGAATCTGCTGTATGGGCCATAATAGCTGATCAATCTACACAAAATGGTGTCAAAAAGCCAAATGTTAATGAAGTAAAAGTCAACAAGGGAAGGGACCAAACTCGTTTAAGAGTCAGATCCATTTATAAACATCGGGGAAGTGAGAATACGATCAAATGATAGAAACAGAGATCTGTAAGGATCGTTTACCTGATTCTTCAGTTCCAGAAGAGAGCGACGAATGGGAAGAGAGGGAGCCAAGTCGTTGTGAAAATGACAACAGATTCTGCAATTATAACTGGGAGAGGAGTGACAGAGAGT is from Camelina sativa cultivar DH55 chromosome 20, Cs, whole genome shotgun sequence and encodes:
- the LOC104760804 gene encoding acetyl-CoA acetyltransferase, cytosolic 1; translated protein: MAHTADSVNPKDVCIVGVARTPMSGFLGSLSSLPATKLGSLAIAAALKRANVDPALVQEVVFGNVLSANLGQAPARQAALGAGIPNSVICTTVNKVCASGMKAVMIAAQSIQLGINDVVVAGGMESMSNTPKYLAEARKGSRFGHDSVVDGMLKDGLWDVYNDCGMGSCAELCAEKFEITREQQDDYAVQSFERGIAAQEAGAFTWEIVPVEVSGGRGRPSTIVDKDEGLGKFDAAKLRKLRPSFKENGGTVTAGNASSISDGAAALVLVSGEKALQLGLQVLAKIKGYGDAAQEPEFFTTAPALAIPKAIAHAGLESSQVDYYEINEAFAVVALANQKLLGISPEKVNVNGGAVSLGHPLGCSGARILITLLGILKKRNGKYGVGGVCNGGGGASALVLELL